The Psilocybe cubensis strain MGC-MH-2018 chromosome 7, whole genome shotgun sequence genome has a window encoding:
- a CDS encoding Protein STE50 translates to MDGLAADRHILDWDETDVHNWLSSLGYRQYESQIREHKIQGDSLCELDSDGLKSLGITTIGQRLAILKAIYQVKLAQNVPIQEHHYVPPSEAPERVENINVEKLHSIVKDQAQRLRTLEEENRSLSTALKTFVDEFNTIRASSGRPDDQPVIRRQPSFKWAKSPTKDTHIESPHPSPQRVEHDISSYSRNAGPSTLPQPPAEKARTPPPQPDATVSGSLKPSKQESSDNLKSFKVSLEDPTWKVLPAALKKYRINNDNWQSYAMFICYGPSGNRIERCLSYDEKPLLLFQKLKDAKKNPVFMLKHIKDIRSPIAVAQQKHAARKASSVISQESTVTGATHGHQKAPSQSRTTHRPPKLEVQDLSATTPAPSTGLSPQPGWPEASMLSPAADGSRQEEMPASATIHTSHFSNFSTNSTMSASSGSTMVGSSQTGNGRDSTKPNQETTSSAREMPPASSSGVSYAVAIYPYMAEQDDEFDVVVGDTFVILSRARGWWVVQRDPTGSGIVETDIVKQGWVPAGCLLETNVPVASAIAEATAAKSGSSSGSPPGTPVSKTPILPLSIISTSFPGIALMDYKKKGDEELDLVKDDALRVFKRYNHWSYAVKEVGGDRGWVPSWFIGKVSASGAMSGTPTPGAPTPSNIEDGATQVSPMSSAFPPVQSRNTPIVV, encoded by the exons ATGGACGGCCTTGCCGCTGACCGCCACATTCTTGACTGGGacgaaacagatgttcataATTGGCTGTCAAGCCTCGGCTATCGTCAGTACGAAAGTCAAATTCGAG AACATAAAATACAAGGAGATTCACTGTGCGAGCTGGACTCGGATGGACTCAAGTCATTAGGCATTACGACCATCGGCCAACGACTCGCGATACTGAAAGCTATTTATCAAGTTAAACTCGCACAGAATGTGCCAATCCAAGAGCATCACTATGTCCCCCCAT CTGAAGCTCCCGAGCGCGTGGAAAACATAAATGTCGAGAAGCTGCATTCCATTGTGAAGGACCAAG CTCAACGGCTGCGAACACTGGAGGAGGAAAATCGGAGCTTGTCCACTGCCTTAAAGACGTTCGTGGATGAGTTCAACACAATACGTGCATCATCGGGGCGGCCT GACGATCAACCCGTCATTCGGAGGCAACCTTCCTTTAAATGGGCTAAATCTCCGACTAAAGATACGCACATAGAATCGCCTCATCCATCACCTCAACGGGTTGAACACGACATTTCGTCGTATTCAAGAAATGCCGGACCATCGACCTTGCCACAACCTCCAGCGGAGAAGGCACGAACACCCCCTCCTCAGCCTGATGCTACTGTTTCTGGGTCCCTCAAGCCGTCAAAGCAAGAGAGCTCGGATAACCTCAAGAGCTTCAAAGTTAGCTTAGAAGATCCGACGTGGAAAGTCCTTCCCGCGGCTCTCAAGAAATATCGTATCAACAATGATAATTGGCAAAGTTATGCGATGTTCATCTGCTATGGCCCATCTG GTAACCGCATAGAACGCTGTTTAAGCTACGATGAGAAACCGCTTTTGCTATTCCAAAAGCTTAAGGATGCGAAGAAAAACCCAGTTTTCATGCTGAAACACATCAAGGATATCCGCTCACCCATTGCGGTTGCACAACAGAAACATGCTGCTCGTAAAGCTTCCTCCGTAATATCGCAAGAATCTACGGTCACGGGTGCAACTCATGGACACCAAAAAGCCCCTTCACAATCACGCACCACACACCGACCTCCGAAATTAGAAGTTCAAGATCTATCTGCAACTACCCCAGCACCTTCGACAGGGCTAAGTCCACAGCCCGGGTGGCCGGAGGCCAGTATGCTTTCTCCTGCAGCTGATGGTTCCCGACAGGAAGAAATGCCTGCATCTGCCACCATTCACACGTCACACTTTTCTAATTTTTCAACCAATTCAACAATGAGTGCATCAAGTGGTTCTACGATGGTCGGTTCGAGTCAAACTGGAAATGGACGAGATTCGACCAAGCCAAATCAAGAGACCACGAGCAGCGCACGAGAAATGCCACCAGCCTCTTCTAGTGGAGTTTCGTATGCCGTTGCTATTTACCCTTATATGGCTGAACAAGATGACGAGTTCGATGTCGTCGT TGGCGACACCTTTGTTATACTCTCTCGCGCCCGGGGTTGGTGGGTGGTTCAACGGGATCCAACCGGGTCAGGCATTGTCGAAACCGATATTGTTAAACAGGGCTGGGTTCCAGCTGGATGTCTTTTGGAAACAAATGTCCCAGTTGCCTCAGCCATCGCCGAGGCCACCGCTGCAAAGAGTGGCTCTTCTTCAGGGTCACCTCCGGGAACGCCTGTCTCAAAAACTCCGATTTTACCCTTGAGCATCATTTCAACGAGTTTCCCTGGAATAGCTTTGATGGActacaagaagaaaggcGATGAAGAGTTGGACCTTGTCAAGGATGATGCTCTGAGGGTGTTCAAGCGATACAATCATTGGTCATAC GCTGTAAAAGAGGTCGGCGGAGATCGCGGATGGGTTCCA TCATGGTTTATTGGCAAGGTTTCAGCATCTGGAGCCATGTCTGGTACACCAACTCCTGGTGCGCCAACACCTTCGAATATCGAAGATGGTGCAACACAAGTATCACCAATGTCATCAGCTTTCCCCCCAGTGCAATCACGGAACACGCCAATAGTCGTATAG
- a CDS encoding putative endo-beta-1,4-glucanase D, with protein sequence MQIQKLLILTSFVATALAHTRVWGVWVNGIDQGNGVDQYVRSPPTNNPLKDLNQGNIACNVNNRVVSRTINVKAGDRVTFEWFHDSRQDDIIASSHKGPVLVYIAPASSNGNGNVWTKLFHDGYSNGQWAVDRLLNARGKHSITIPNIPAGDYLLRPEIIALHEANVPYSANAFRGAQLYMNCVQIRVTSNGGSSLPGDSQFPGTYNYDTPGIVWNLYDKTLDHNNYQIPGPGVWTGSSGGGYN encoded by the exons ATGCAGATCCAGAAACTCTTGATCCTGACGTCTTTTGTCGCTACAGCTTTGGCTCATACCCGGGTTTGGGGTGTTTGGGTTAATGGCATTGACCAAGGAAATGGAGTTGACCAATATGTTCGCTCACCGCCAACCAATAACCCTCTTAAGGACCTGAATCAGGGCAACATTGCTTGCAATGTCAACAACCGCG TCGTTTCTCGCACCATCAATGTCAAGGCTGGAGACAGGGTCACTTTTGAGTGGTTCCACGATAG CCGTCAGGATGATATTATTGCTAGTTCTCACAAGGGACCAG TTCTTGTCTATATTGCGCCTGCCTCTTCCAATGGCAATGGAAATGTTTGGACCAAACTCTTCCACGACGGTTACAGCAATGGACAATGGGCTGTTGACCGTCTCCTCAATGCACGGGGAAAGCACAGCATCACCATCCCCAATATCCCTGCTGGTGattatcttcttcgtc CTGAGATCATCGCTCTTCACGAGGCCAATGTTCCTTATAGCGCCAACGCTTTTCGTGGCGCGCAACTTTACATGAACTGTGTTCAGATTAGGGTCACTTCCAATGGAGGATCCAGTCTTCCGGGGGACTCTCAATTCCCTG GCACTTATAACTACGACACTCCCGGAATTGTGTGGAATTTGTACGACAAGACTCTTGACCACAACAACTACCAAATCCCAGGACCTGGCGTTTGGACCGGCTCTTCAGGAGGAGGTTACAACTAA
- a CDS encoding TMEM14 protein-like protein (TMEM14 protein homolog YJR085C) — MSAYPAYTMGGLCIVGGVTGFARTRSIPSLVAGVGVGLLYLWSADSIRKGTPNGLEGALGASALLFLSSLPRFAKGPVPAILTLTSAGTGLYYGNTVYNLRNH; from the exons ATG TCTGCATACCCCGCTTACACTATGGGAGGACTTTGCATCGTGGGTGGTGTGACTGGATTTGCTAGGACACGTTCCATACCATCGTTGGTTGCTGGTGTTGG TGTTGGCCTGTTGTACCTTTGGAGTGCTGATAGCATACGCAAGGGAACACCCAACGGTCTCGAGGGTGCTCTGG GAGCGTCGGCACTGCTATTCCTATCATCACTTCCTCGATTCGCCAAAGGCCCTGTTCCCGCAATTCTGACACTCACTTCAGCAGGCACTGGCCTCTATTATGGAAACACTGTTTACAACCTCAGAAACCACTAG
- a CDS encoding Pre-rRNA-processing protein IPI3, with protein sequence MILQESILCATAPPTSGAGSGSIFLHDIQTGATLASFKQTNAGPHSLAVLESNSTQGGIMLASQPDKSILNVYNFQKDQISLKIVLPEKLTAIALDRRGDLCAGGTATGRVYLWETSSGVLFNSWDAHYRQVNVLRFTNDGAALISGSDDSGVSVWSVSRLVDEDMQRELAVPYCTLSDHTLPVTDIICGIGLFPDCRVLTSSIDHSVKLWDLSTRSLLTTFQFPRPISYLAWDVTERLFFAASSDGSVHQMNLFYERESKLSGVVTEAIGGAGVTDIIRVDDDVDREARRKRLINLGQAITSMCISLTSAILLVGTSEGLIHLYDVPSHQLLRTISTHKGMSIAYLSTMIKPPDLIGHTNLEFGPGNSTDTKDFLPVKPIMPFQRMRDPKTREAHEISLILPSTRNGYRDEFSSYSQEEFLRDYSYFVEPSSISKAGTSDSLALKTKVEELESEVEKLRSQLSKAKGVNDAMWDTVVNKIVSQPKGSALSHTEGTENPDERRRKRGRAM encoded by the exons ATGATTCTACAAGAGTCAATTCTTTGCGCCACTGCTCCTCCAACATCCGGTGCTGGTTCTGGTTCCATTTTTTTGCATGATATTCAAACAGGTGCAACACTTGCGTCGTTCAAGCAGACCAATGCCGGCCCGCATTCTCTGGCAGTGCTCGAATCAAACAGCACGCAGGGCGGGATAATGCTTGCATCCCAGCCCGATAAATCTATATTGAATGTATACAACTTCCAAAAG GACCAAATTAGTCTTAAAATCGTGCTCCCTGAGAAGCTGACCGCCATTGCCCTCGATCGACGAGGCGATCTATGTGCAGGTGGAACTGCTACAGGCAGAGTATACTTATGGGAG ACGTCATCGGGTGTCCTCTTCAATTCATGGGACGCGCACTACAGACAAGTCAACGTACTTCGTTTTACAAACGATGGTGCTGCTCTGATTTCTGGAAGCGATGACTCAGGAGTGAGCGTCTGGTCCGTATCCAG ATTAGTTGATGAGGACATGCAGAGAGAGCTCGCGGTGCCTTACTGTACCCTTTCCGATCATACACTTCCTGTCACAGATATTATATGCGGCATCGGTCTCTTTCCCGATTGTCGCGTTTTAACATCCTCAATTGACCATTCCGTCAAG TTGTGGGACCTTTCTACCAGATCGCTTTTAACAACCTTCCAATTTCCTCGACCGATCTCATATCTCGCGTGGGATGTCACAGAACGATTATTTTTCGCAGCATCTTCCGATGGTTCAGTTCACCAAATGAATCTATTTTATGAACGAGAATCCAAATTGAGCGGTGTTGTTACAGAAGCTATAGGAGGCGCGGGCGTAACGGACATCATAcgtgttgatgatgatgtagATCGCGAAGCAAGACGAAAGAGGTTAATAAATTTAGG GCAAGCGATAACGAGCATGTGTATTTCCTTAACATCCGCTATCCTCCTTGTTGGCACCTCAGAAGGTTTAATCCACTTGTACGATGTACCATCGCATCAGCTGCTTCGCACGATATCGACACATAAAGGGATGTCGATAGCCTACCTTTCGACAATGATCAAGCCTCCTGATTTAATTGGCCATACCAATCTGGAGTTCGGGCCTGGAAATAGCACCGATACAAAGGACTTCTTACCCGTCAAGCCAATCATGCCATTCCAAAGAATGCGCGACCCCAAAACTCGCGAGGCCCATGAAATATCTTTGATCCTGCCAAGTACCCGCAAT GGATATCGAGACGAGTTCTCATCGTATAGCCAGGAAGAATTTTTGCGAGACTACTCCTATTTCGTCGAACCCTCGTCGATATCCAAGGCCGGAACTTCAGATTCTCTTGCTCTCAAGACCAAGGTGGAAGAACTAGAATCTGAGGTAGAGAAGCTACGTTCACAGCTCAGTAAAGCCAAGGGTGTGAATGACGCCATGTGGGATACTGTTGTTAACAAAATAGTCAGTCAGCCCAAGGGTTCGGCGCTATCGCACACAGAAGGCACTGAAAACCCCGACGAAAGGCGAAGAAAACGAGGGCGTGCTATGTAG
- a CDS encoding DnaJ-like protein subfamily B member 8 (DnaJ homolog subfamily B member 8), with the protein MSGLYEELGISKDASPEQIRKAYKKRALQTHPDRLPPNATPADKTSSEEKFRRVNNAYEVLSDPKKRAEYDIHGVWPPPEAEEIHPTHRQGSRSFSGSRRPSRNNSFPDPFFPHHHSPFSAFEFTDPFELFNSIFEGDPFFGGPSRHRHPSFSPAMDPFAHMHRMQAEIESFMDNIDRDPFSMSGFPRFGFMPPIPTAPAIESSAFNNNRGKWVSESFMTSTVNGVTQTIRKRVDSNGNEHILRTLPDGREVRTINGVEQHPAGHIPPLPAPTNTSKSRRISDQPAPLYLPPDTVHPQPMVNPSGMAYGASPPPPPPPYSRHSTPTPIINNNLGRKRRSSEKCADPRSHEDRQRKKRWWH; encoded by the exons ATGTCTGGCCTCTACGAAGAACTGGGAATCTCAAAGGATGCCTCTCCGGAACAAA TCCGGAAAGCTTACAAGAAAAGAGCGTTGCAAACTCATCCAGACAGGCTACCTCCAAATGCAACTCCCGCTGATAAAACTTCCTCAGAGGAGAAGTTTAGGAGG GTCAACAATGCATATGAGGTCCTCAGCGATCCTAAGAAACGAGCC GAATACGACATCCATGGTGTCTGGCCACCCCCCGAAGCGGAGGAAATACACCCCACCCATAGACAAGGCTCTAGGTCATTCTCTGGAAGTCGTCGCCCTTCTAGGAACAACAGCTTTCCCGATCCTTTTTTCcctcatcatcattctcCATTCTCTGCATTCGAGTTCACAGATCCATTCGAGTTGTTTAATTCAATCTTTGAAGGCGATCCTTTCTTCGGTGGGCCCTCTCGCCATCGACACCCTTCATTCTCTCCAGCAATGGATCCGTTTGCCCATATGCACCGAATGCAAGCGGAGATCGAATCCTTCATGGACAATATCGATCGGGATCCTTTCAGCATGTCAGGTTTCCCTAGGTTTGGTTTTATGCCGCCTATTCCCACTGCTCCGGCGATTGAATCCTCTGCATTCAACAACAACCGCGGAAAATGGGTATCAGAAAGTTTTATGACATCTACTGTGAACGGTGTCACTCAAACGATCCGTAAACGTGTTGACTCCAAT GGAAATGAACATATTCTTCGGACCTTACCTGACGGGCGCGAGGTCCGCACTATCAACGGGGTAGAACAGCACCCTGCAGGACATATTCCCCCTCTTCCCGCTCCTACAAACACTTCAAAGAGCAGGCGGATTTCGGACCAACCGGCACCCCTGTATCTTCCTCCAGATACTGTGCACCCACAACCAATGGTGAACCCCTCAGGAATGGCTTATGGGGcttctccgcctccgcctccacctccctACTCGCGCCATTCCACAC CAACGCCTATAATCAATAACAACCTTGGACGGAAGCGGAGGAGTTCTGAGAAAT GTGCTGACCCGCGATCACACGAAGATAGACAACGCAAGAAAAGATGGTGGCACTAG